One Chryseobacterium indoltheticum DNA segment encodes these proteins:
- a CDS encoding toprim domain-containing protein, with amino-acid sequence MNCEEAKQRISIRMLLESFSLFPAKENGKSAFYFALDREERTPSLFVDYVKNTAFDFGTGVSYDIISITRQINKCSVSDALNFLENINRILISEKHSGSEQMAPRYNINKVSEIQHPALIRYLKSRRVSEQSHWVREVHYQIKSRAYFGIGFQNNSGGFEIRSPYAKICLGKKDITLHKNMLNSENEIVIFEGFFDFLTYKKMMTDKLDYSDCLILNSVTMLFKAQNLLSDYRKISLFLDNDTAGEKAKNIIKNTYENVEDCSFIYRNVNDLNEWICSE; translated from the coding sequence ATGAATTGTGAAGAAGCCAAACAAAGAATTTCCATCAGAATGCTTTTAGAGTCGTTTAGTCTTTTCCCGGCCAAGGAAAATGGCAAATCTGCATTTTATTTTGCTCTGGACAGAGAAGAAAGAACACCAAGCCTTTTCGTAGATTATGTGAAAAATACTGCATTTGATTTTGGAACAGGAGTAAGCTACGACATCATTTCTATAACGAGACAAATCAACAAATGTTCTGTGTCCGATGCTTTGAATTTTCTGGAAAATATAAATAGAATTTTGATAAGTGAAAAGCATTCTGGTTCGGAACAAATGGCACCTCGTTACAATATTAATAAAGTTTCTGAGATCCAGCATCCCGCATTGATCCGGTATTTAAAATCCAGGAGGGTGTCGGAGCAGAGTCATTGGGTCAGAGAAGTACATTATCAAATTAAAAGTAGAGCATATTTCGGTATAGGTTTTCAAAACAATTCCGGAGGTTTCGAGATCCGAAGCCCATATGCGAAAATATGTCTGGGAAAAAAAGATATAACGCTGCATAAAAATATGCTGAACAGTGAAAATGAAATTGTAATCTTCGAAGGCTTTTTTGATTTTCTGACCTACAAAAAAATGATGACTGATAAGCTGGATTATTCCGATTGTCTCATTTTGAATTCAGTGACCATGCTTTTTAAAGCCCAAAATTTATTATCGGATTACAGGAAAATTTCACTTTTTCTAGATAATGATACCGCAGGTGAAAAAGCCAAGAATATCATTAAAAACACTTATGAAAATGTTGAGGACTGCTCTTTTATCTACAGAAATGTTAATGATCTTAATGAGTGGATCTGCAGTGAATAA
- a CDS encoding heavy metal translocating P-type ATPase → MIENCFHCGLDIQKIRIPFDEKIFCCNGCRSVYEILNTNNLTNFYELNKKAGIRPSDENISQFDYLDTPEIFARITDFSEGSTSLVTFKIPVIHCSSCIWLLESLHILNKDVKYSQVNFTRKTVKVSFNHNNLKLSELAKFLTNLGYKPAITLETADKNEDHLDKSLLVKFAIAGFGFGNGMFLAFPEYIGGEDFWIEHYKGLFRFLMFILALPVVLYSASDYYKSAWYGLKNKIVNIDVPIVLGIFVLFGRSVYEVLTDYGAGYFDTLCGLLFFMLMGKMFQKRTYSSLSYDRDYKSFYPIAVTKVDFGGKQENILLSEVKIGDRILVRNQEIIPVDAVLINGNGNIDNSFITGESESISKQPGDKIYAGGKQIGSSLELEVIKNVDQSYLTQLWNKEAFKKHETGLDTLINEISKYFTLIIVGIASIAGIYWYFIDLEKMYQVVSAILIIACPCALALSSPFTFGHVMRILGRNKFYVKDTLTIEKIAKLDAVVFDKTGTITERKKNIIKFEGDEINEFDLLNIKTLLKNSNHPLSKSLYEFIDCDDHYFPVENFSEISGKGYQAYIRGKLYMIGSAKYIGQPSKHHETAVYISINGTFIGNFVFKNEYRANLKDLFAKLNLYKIFILSGDNSSEKIQLKTIIPNVSSMAFNQSPEDKLNYIQKLQNDGMRVAMLGDGLNDAGALKQSNVGIAVSDDTNSFTPSSDVIMNGDKVTRLDDYLNVCKGSITVVKMTFGISILYNIVGLSFAVTGNISPLIAAILMPMSSITVISFTTLSTWILGRKYFNKKQARKYEDNNFSETEIVHKTSEAVIL, encoded by the coding sequence ATGATTGAAAACTGTTTTCACTGCGGGCTGGATATTCAAAAGATACGCATACCTTTTGATGAAAAGATTTTTTGCTGCAACGGCTGCAGATCGGTCTACGAAATATTGAACACCAATAATCTCACAAATTTTTACGAGTTAAACAAAAAAGCGGGAATTCGTCCGAGCGATGAAAATATTTCTCAATTTGATTATCTTGATACTCCCGAAATATTTGCCAGGATTACCGACTTCTCGGAAGGAAGTACAAGTCTTGTTACTTTTAAGATTCCTGTCATCCACTGTTCTTCCTGTATATGGTTATTGGAAAGCCTTCATATTTTGAATAAGGATGTAAAGTATTCTCAGGTAAACTTTACCCGTAAAACCGTCAAGGTTTCATTCAATCACAATAATTTGAAATTAAGTGAATTGGCAAAGTTTTTAACCAATTTGGGCTATAAGCCGGCAATAACTCTGGAAACCGCCGATAAAAATGAAGATCATTTGGACAAATCACTGCTCGTAAAGTTTGCCATTGCGGGATTCGGTTTTGGAAACGGAATGTTTCTCGCATTTCCCGAATATATCGGAGGTGAAGATTTTTGGATAGAGCACTACAAAGGTCTGTTTCGATTTTTAATGTTTATCCTTGCACTTCCCGTCGTGCTCTATTCGGCTTCCGATTATTACAAATCTGCCTGGTACGGTTTGAAAAATAAGATCGTCAATATTGACGTTCCCATTGTTCTCGGGATTTTTGTGTTATTTGGACGAAGTGTCTATGAGGTTTTAACAGATTACGGTGCAGGATACTTTGATACTTTATGTGGACTTCTCTTCTTCATGCTTATGGGTAAAATGTTTCAGAAAAGAACATATAGTTCTCTGTCTTATGATCGAGACTATAAATCATTTTATCCGATTGCTGTCACTAAGGTTGATTTTGGAGGAAAGCAGGAAAATATTTTGTTGTCTGAGGTTAAAATAGGAGACAGAATTCTGGTCAGAAATCAAGAAATCATACCGGTTGATGCGGTTTTGATCAATGGAAACGGTAATATTGACAACAGTTTTATTACGGGAGAAAGTGAGAGCATCAGCAAGCAGCCGGGTGATAAAATCTATGCGGGTGGGAAACAGATCGGATCGTCTCTGGAATTGGAGGTGATTAAAAATGTAGATCAGAGTTATCTGACTCAGCTCTGGAACAAAGAGGCTTTTAAGAAGCATGAGACGGGACTGGATACTCTGATCAACGAAATCAGTAAATACTTTACGCTCATCATTGTCGGCATTGCAAGTATTGCCGGAATTTACTGGTACTTTATTGATCTGGAGAAAATGTATCAAGTGGTATCTGCAATCTTAATCATCGCTTGTCCATGTGCATTGGCTCTTTCTTCACCTTTTACTTTTGGGCATGTGATGAGAATCTTAGGTAGGAATAAATTTTACGTAAAAGATACACTGACGATTGAGAAAATTGCAAAATTGGATGCTGTTGTTTTTGACAAAACAGGCACTATTACTGAAAGGAAAAAAAACATTATTAAGTTTGAAGGTGATGAAATTAATGAATTTGATTTGCTGAATATAAAGACTTTACTTAAAAATTCAAATCACCCTCTATCAAAATCTCTATATGAATTTATTGATTGTGATGATCATTATTTTCCTGTCGAAAATTTTTCTGAAATCTCAGGAAAGGGATATCAAGCGTACATTAGAGGGAAATTATACATGATAGGGTCTGCCAAATATATTGGACAACCGTCAAAACATCATGAGACTGCAGTTTACATAAGTATAAATGGAACATTTATAGGGAATTTCGTATTTAAAAACGAATATCGTGCGAATCTTAAAGACTTGTTCGCCAAATTAAACCTTTACAAGATATTCATTTTGAGCGGAGATAACTCTTCCGAAAAAATTCAGCTGAAAACCATCATCCCGAATGTTAGTTCCATGGCTTTTAATCAAAGTCCCGAAGATAAACTCAATTATATTCAAAAACTTCAGAATGACGGAATGAGAGTTGCCATGCTCGGAGACGGGCTGAACGATGCCGGAGCTTTGAAACAAAGTAATGTAGGTATTGCAGTATCCGACGATACCAACAGTTTCACACCTTCTTCCGATGTTATCATGAACGGAGACAAGGTTACCAGGCTTGATGATTATCTTAATGTTTGCAAAGGTTCGATAACTGTTGTGAAAATGACTTTCGGTATCAGTATTCTTTATAATATTGTGGGGTTGAGTTTTGCTGTTACAGGAAATATTTCACCTCTTATTGCGGCTATTCTGATGCCTATGAGTTCGATCACGGTTATTTCTTTTACAACTCTTTCGACCTGGATTCTGGGGCGGAAATATTTTAATAAAAAGCAGGCAAGAAAGTATGAAGACAATAACTTTAGTGAAACTGAAATTGTTCACAAAACTTCCGAAGCAGTTATCTTATAA
- the ccoS gene encoding cbb3-type cytochrome oxidase assembly protein CcoS — MDILYLMILCSVSLAVVFLIIFIVNARRGQFEDDESPAVRILFDDEMKE; from the coding sequence ATGGATATTTTATATTTGATGATCTTGTGCAGTGTCTCTTTAGCTGTTGTTTTCCTGATTATCTTTATTGTCAATGCACGACGTGGACAGTTTGAAGATGATGAGTCTCCTGCAGTGCGGATACTTTTTGATGACGAAATGAAGGAGTAG
- a CDS encoding FixH family protein: MKNFTWGHAIVLALASFIIFILSMLFLFPNGQKNSELVTEHYYEEELQYQDVIDAKKRADNLAEKPVYSQSADGITLRFPQDINNTNSTFSFVLNRAEDQNLDIKKAIKLDGNQSFTIPKAVLKAGGYTLRLSWTKDKTDYRVDYDVIWK, encoded by the coding sequence ATGAAAAATTTCACTTGGGGACACGCTATTGTTTTAGCCCTTGCCTCTTTTATTATATTTATTTTATCAATGTTATTTTTGTTTCCGAACGGGCAAAAAAACTCCGAACTGGTAACTGAACATTATTACGAAGAAGAACTTCAGTATCAGGATGTGATTGATGCTAAGAAACGTGCAGACAATCTAGCAGAAAAGCCGGTTTATTCTCAGTCTGCGGACGGAATTACTCTGAGATTTCCTCAGGATATTAACAATACAAATTCTACGTTCAGTTTTGTTTTAAACAGAGCAGAGGACCAGAATTTAGACATCAAAAAAGCGATAAAATTAGATGGTAATCAGTCATTCACTATTCCTAAAGCAGTATTAAAAGCCGGAGGTTATACTTTAAGACTGAGCTGGACAAAAGATAAAACTGACTATAGAGTCGACTATGATGTGATATGGAAATAG
- a CDS encoding SDR family oxidoreductase: MSNKKVLLTGVTGFLGSHTTIQLLNKDFDVIGTLRSRDRISSIREIIGKYSPNINNLTFAEADLSDEEIWLDLTKGVDYVLHIASPFPRELPKHENELIEPAKRGTLNILKAATANSVKRVVMVSALGTITYGKTKEELSNVFDEDDWTDESNLKDTTAYYRSKTIAEKAAWDFLEEEESKLEFTTICPAAILGPVIDNDYGTSANIIIGLLNGSLPALPKIEFDIVDVRSVADLLIKAMEMPQAVNNRYIASAGHYNYKEIAQILKQQYPERTIPTFLLPDFITKIFSIFQPLLKPVLLENVTRKINSGKAAKDLNWQPLSAKEAILSCAESVLESKIVI, encoded by the coding sequence ATGAGTAATAAAAAAGTATTATTAACAGGTGTCACAGGATTCTTAGGTTCTCACACAACTATTCAACTTTTAAATAAAGATTTCGATGTAATTGGAACATTGAGAAGTAGGGATCGAATTAGTTCTATTAGAGAAATAATAGGAAAGTACTCACCCAACATTAACAATCTAACTTTTGCAGAAGCGGATTTAAGCGATGAAGAAATCTGGCTTGATCTTACAAAAGGTGTAGATTATGTACTGCACATTGCTTCACCTTTTCCTCGCGAGCTCCCTAAACACGAAAACGAGCTGATCGAACCAGCTAAAAGGGGGACGTTAAATATTTTGAAAGCCGCTACTGCAAACAGTGTAAAACGAGTAGTTATGGTTTCTGCTTTGGGCACCATAACCTACGGTAAAACAAAAGAGGAATTGAGTAATGTCTTTGATGAAGATGATTGGACAGATGAATCTAATCTTAAAGATACAACAGCTTATTATAGAAGCAAAACTATTGCTGAAAAAGCTGCATGGGATTTTCTTGAAGAAGAAGAATCAAAGTTGGAATTCACTACTATTTGTCCTGCTGCTATTTTAGGACCCGTAATAGATAATGATTATGGCACATCTGCAAATATTATCATAGGCCTTCTTAATGGAAGCCTTCCTGCGTTACCTAAAATTGAGTTTGATATTGTAGATGTTCGATCTGTGGCTGATTTATTAATAAAAGCTATGGAAATGCCACAAGCTGTAAATAATAGATACATTGCATCTGCCGGACATTACAATTATAAAGAAATCGCACAAATCCTGAAACAGCAATATCCTGAAAGAACAATACCCACTTTTTTACTTCCTGATTTCATTACAAAAATATTTTCTATTTTTCAACCATTATTGAAACCTGTATTGCTTGAAAATGTAACACGAAAGATTAATTCGGGCAAAGCCGCAAAAGACCTAAATTGGCAACCGCTATCAGCGAAAGAAGCCATTCTTTCATGTGCTGAAAGCGTATTGGAAAGTAAAATTGTTATTTAA
- a CDS encoding Crp/Fnr family transcriptional regulator, producing the protein MEKLVQALSFGGVLSERDIEIVANSFRIKELKSGEYFQESGNPADKIVFVEKGILRVYRRDEKGNDVTKYFIRENRFFADMISYYSAQPAADSIESVISSKICWICSKVFEKLMHEIPNLLIFFKSVSESTLLNKLKDNDFLNFGSAKTKYLEFVKRYPELSLQVPQQHIASYLKITPQSLSRIRSEILK; encoded by the coding sequence ATGGAAAAATTAGTACAAGCATTATCTTTCGGCGGTGTTCTTTCTGAAAGAGATATTGAAATTGTCGCAAATTCCTTCCGGATAAAAGAACTAAAATCAGGAGAATATTTTCAAGAATCCGGAAATCCGGCCGATAAAATTGTATTTGTAGAGAAGGGGATACTGAGGGTTTACCGCAGGGATGAAAAAGGTAATGACGTGACAAAATATTTCATAAGAGAAAACCGGTTCTTTGCAGATATGATAAGTTATTATTCTGCACAACCTGCTGCAGATTCCATTGAGTCTGTAATCTCTTCAAAAATATGTTGGATCTGCTCTAAAGTTTTTGAAAAACTAATGCATGAAATTCCCAATCTGCTTATTTTTTTCAAGAGTGTTTCAGAATCTACATTACTAAATAAATTGAAGGATAATGATTTTTTAAATTTTGGAAGCGCAAAGACCAAATATCTTGAATTTGTTAAACGCTATCCCGAACTAAGTTTGCAAGTTCCGCAACAACATATCGCATCGTATCTTAAAATAACGCCACAATCCTTGAGCAGAATCAGAAGTGAAATTTTGAAGTAA
- a CDS encoding DUF6625 family protein, whose translation MRAFDKIILITCWYGEYPWYLPYYLHSCSYNSNIDFIIITDNTDEVPNLPENVKIILKSLPEIISSTSEKLNFNINIDYPYKLCDFKPAYGFMFPELIKGYDFWGHCDLDIIYGDIRSFFTSELLENYDYLSVRHDYTTGCFGLYRNIDLMNNYFQKSKDYKKVFSESKHYCFDECSFAWDYLVDGSSIFDIETEIESFTHLMKQAELEKTVRTYFDFILMEGFEGHLKFEKGKIIYRNKYEAVMYHLFWLKKKFKPTTWPKKIPETYYISSTRIYFK comes from the coding sequence ATGAGAGCATTCGATAAAATTATACTCATAACATGCTGGTATGGCGAATATCCTTGGTATTTGCCATATTATCTGCATTCTTGCAGTTATAATTCAAACATAGACTTTATAATAATTACGGACAATACTGATGAAGTTCCCAATCTTCCGGAAAATGTGAAGATTATTTTAAAAAGCCTACCGGAAATAATCTCTTCGACATCGGAAAAGCTGAACTTTAACATTAATATAGATTATCCTTATAAACTCTGCGACTTCAAACCCGCTTATGGTTTTATGTTTCCTGAATTAATTAAAGGCTATGATTTCTGGGGACATTGTGATTTAGATATTATCTATGGTGATATCAGATCTTTTTTCACCAGTGAACTTCTTGAAAATTACGATTACTTAAGTGTGCGACATGATTATACGACAGGATGTTTTGGACTTTATAGGAATATAGACTTAATGAATAATTATTTTCAAAAAAGTAAAGATTATAAAAAAGTTTTTTCTGAATCAAAACACTATTGTTTTGACGAATGTAGCTTCGCTTGGGACTATTTAGTGGATGGCTCTTCTATTTTCGATATAGAAACAGAGATAGAAAGTTTCACACATCTAATGAAGCAGGCTGAATTAGAAAAAACAGTGAGAACTTATTTTGATTTTATTTTAATGGAAGGATTTGAAGGGCATCTTAAATTTGAAAAAGGAAAGATTATATATAGAAATAAGTATGAGGCAGTAATGTATCACCTTTTTTGGCTTAAGAAGAAATTTAAACCTACAACATGGCCAAAGAAAATCCCTGAAACTTACTATATAAGTTCAACCAGAATATATTTTAAATAA
- a CDS encoding TlpA family protein disulfide reductase, with the protein MKITILKLKVLLPILLTFSFVLLSSQNKFLIEGTSKFYNNKELSIYPIQLNVKDTASAKLKLLNNKVKVINNKFLINGIIDDFPHALEISYYDKEENRVYFATFFVDNSATNYKMSVNDLIKYKHIDLHSKSQEEFNLIVKQLEDNGIELMPFDSDNFIKKNDFLRKYIKENPNSYVALWMIISDYRYIGFNEGFSENLTFFGDKIKKSKLYEDLILTIKRDKKFTMGNDFPALTIDKTQLQKGYGKKYTLIDFWFSYCAPCLKDLPAYKSIYNQYNESGFEYIGISTDRSQDIQNWKKVIKNYDLKWLNVLDENGVEAINLNITRFPTNFLLDSHGKIIAKDISPDELKSLLDQK; encoded by the coding sequence ATGAAAATTACTATCTTAAAACTTAAAGTTCTTTTACCAATACTTTTAACATTTTCGTTTGTTTTATTATCATCACAAAATAAATTTTTAATTGAAGGAACATCAAAATTTTATAATAATAAAGAACTTTCCATTTATCCGATACAATTAAATGTTAAGGATACCGCATCAGCCAAACTAAAATTGCTTAATAACAAAGTAAAAGTTATAAATAACAAGTTTTTAATTAACGGTATAATTGATGATTTCCCACACGCTCTTGAGATTAGCTACTATGACAAAGAAGAAAATAGAGTGTATTTCGCAACATTTTTTGTTGATAATAGTGCTACCAACTATAAAATGTCTGTTAATGACTTGATCAAATACAAGCATATAGATCTTCATAGCAAGTCACAAGAAGAATTTAATCTTATTGTTAAGCAGTTGGAAGACAACGGTATAGAGCTTATGCCTTTTGACAGTGATAATTTCATAAAAAAAAATGATTTCTTAAGAAAATACATTAAAGAAAATCCAAATTCATATGTAGCCTTATGGATGATTATTTCTGATTACCGATATATCGGATTTAATGAGGGATTTTCTGAAAATTTGACATTTTTTGGAGATAAAATCAAAAAATCAAAGCTTTATGAAGATCTAATTCTTACTATCAAGAGAGATAAAAAATTTACAATGGGAAATGACTTTCCAGCGCTAACCATTGACAAAACACAACTTCAAAAAGGATATGGAAAAAAATACACTCTGATAGATTTTTGGTTTTCTTATTGTGCCCCATGTCTGAAAGATTTACCCGCATACAAAAGCATTTACAACCAATATAATGAAAGCGGATTTGAGTATATCGGTATATCAACAGACCGCAGTCAGGACATTCAAAACTGGAAAAAAGTAATTAAAAATTACGATTTAAAATGGCTAAATGTCTTGGATGAAAATGGTGTAGAAGCGATAAATCTTAACATCACCAGATTTCCTACCAACTTTCTACTTGATTCACACGGCAAAATCATTGCAAAAGATATTTCACCTGATGAGCTAAAAAGCTTACTGGATCAAAAATAA
- a CDS encoding glycosyl transferase gives MNEQFEDIIIPTYIINLKKREDRLTSVLKEFDGKDEFDIHIIEACEHQNGNVGLWESIVKIIKLAQTNEDDVILLIEDDHVFTDTYSKEYFISNIIGAHANGADLLLGGIGGGFNYVVPITENRFWINHFWCTQFVVIYQKFYEQILNVKFGDEDGADNVFSELTLNKMVMYPFISVQKGFGYSDIQNLNNNEDDIETCFKNANKELSFYHRKYLELIKESNI, from the coding sequence ATGAATGAACAGTTTGAAGATATTATTATACCCACTTACATTATTAATCTTAAAAAAAGAGAAGATCGTTTGACAAGCGTTTTAAAAGAATTTGATGGAAAAGATGAATTTGATATTCATATTATTGAAGCTTGTGAACATCAAAATGGAAATGTAGGTCTGTGGGAAAGTATTGTAAAGATTATCAAGTTAGCGCAAACTAATGAAGATGATGTTATCTTATTAATAGAAGATGATCATGTTTTTACAGACACTTACTCTAAAGAATATTTCATTTCAAATATAATAGGTGCCCATGCTAATGGTGCAGATCTTTTATTAGGTGGAATCGGAGGTGGTTTTAACTATGTGGTTCCAATTACCGAAAACAGATTCTGGATTAATCATTTTTGGTGTACTCAATTTGTAGTCATTTATCAAAAATTTTATGAACAAATTTTAAATGTGAAATTTGGTGATGAAGATGGGGCAGATAATGTTTTTTCAGAACTTACATTAAATAAAATGGTGATGTATCCATTTATATCTGTTCAAAAAGGTTTTGGATATTCTGATATCCAAAATCTGAATAATAATGAGGATGACATTGAAACATGTTTTAAAAATGCAAATAAAGAATTATCATTTTACCATCGTAAATATCTTGAGCTCATTAAAGAAAGTAACATCTAA
- a CDS encoding T9SS type A sorting domain-containing protein: protein MKKLYMSAFFVCTTAVLYAQDVIWQKDIKSSTQDFLSQVTTTIDQQYLITGSSIQSKKITSESKQNNGYDFHLVKLNQQGEEVWEKYFSGQNHDFLSATISTQEGGFLLAGTSFSGKGLDKKDASRGGSDIWLIRINEFGDELWQKTLGTSQDEEARSVIQTADLGFMVAGNVQNAANGFGSKDVTVTRIDKNGKVLSEITLGGRGLDEVEKMIPTPDGGALLGVYSRSHSTTGNKTVKSDDKENPVTTQFTAKTTENFGEGDYWIIKLSKDNKVEWEKNFGGKGDDHLRTMVFTSSGYIIGGESRSEKSGNKTVGIEEGTDVWLISLNTKGEEQWQKSYSFKNRDILMGMNVINTGDGKNSKGVLLGGYTQAEGRIEADDETFWMLYIDNNGNEQWRKHVKGESRKKEERLSDLKMNKDGSIVLAGTSAEELGKENWKIVKLGDEQIDQLIEKQNMKIYPNPVSDYCYVEIGFDFKEADITLYDMGGRQLQSLKTKNKVTKINTQNLIQGAYLIVVKTDTEKTANAKLIKK from the coding sequence ATGAAAAAGCTCTACATGAGTGCATTTTTCGTATGCACAACAGCTGTATTGTATGCACAGGATGTGATATGGCAGAAAGATATTAAATCTTCTACTCAGGATTTTCTTTCACAAGTCACCACAACAATAGACCAACAATATCTTATAACAGGAAGCTCTATTCAATCTAAAAAAATAACTTCTGAAAGCAAACAAAATAATGGCTACGATTTTCATCTTGTTAAATTGAATCAACAGGGAGAGGAAGTCTGGGAAAAGTATTTCTCGGGACAAAATCATGATTTTCTTTCGGCAACCATTTCCACACAGGAAGGAGGATTTCTTTTAGCTGGAACTTCTTTTTCAGGAAAAGGCTTGGATAAAAAAGACGCTTCAAGAGGAGGATCTGATATCTGGCTGATCAGAATCAACGAATTCGGAGATGAATTATGGCAGAAAACTTTAGGAACCTCTCAGGATGAAGAAGCAAGATCTGTGATTCAAACCGCTGATTTAGGTTTTATGGTCGCAGGAAATGTGCAGAACGCAGCCAATGGCTTTGGTTCTAAAGATGTGACGGTAACAAGGATTGATAAAAACGGAAAAGTTCTTTCAGAAATAACTTTAGGCGGAAGAGGTCTGGATGAGGTTGAAAAGATGATTCCTACACCTGACGGAGGAGCTTTGCTGGGTGTTTACTCAAGAAGTCATTCAACAACAGGAAATAAAACGGTAAAGAGTGATGATAAAGAAAATCCTGTTACAACACAGTTTACTGCGAAAACAACAGAAAATTTCGGAGAAGGTGATTACTGGATCATCAAACTAAGCAAAGACAATAAAGTAGAATGGGAAAAGAATTTCGGAGGTAAGGGTGATGATCATTTGAGAACGATGGTTTTTACTTCTTCGGGATATATTATTGGCGGAGAATCGAGATCTGAGAAATCAGGAAACAAGACCGTAGGAATTGAAGAAGGAACCGATGTTTGGTTGATCTCTTTAAACACTAAAGGAGAAGAACAGTGGCAGAAATCTTACAGCTTTAAGAATCGTGATATCCTGATGGGTATGAATGTGATCAACACAGGTGACGGGAAGAACTCGAAAGGTGTTTTACTCGGAGGATATACTCAGGCTGAAGGAAGAATTGAAGCGGATGATGAAACTTTCTGGATGCTGTATATCGATAATAATGGAAACGAACAGTGGCGAAAACATGTAAAAGGTGAATCGAGAAAGAAGGAGGAAAGACTTTCGGATCTGAAAATGAATAAGGATGGTTCTATTGTTTTGGCGGGAACAAGTGCAGAGGAGTTGGGTAAAGAGAACTGGAAGATTGTAAAGCTTGGAGACGAGCAAATCGATCAGTTAATCGAGAAACAGAATATGAAAATCTATCCGAATCCTGTTTCAGATTATTGTTATGTCGAAATAGGGTTTGATTTTAAAGAAGCGGATATTACTTTGTATGATATGGGTGGAAGACAGCTTCAAAGCTTAAAAACAAAGAATAAAGTGACTAAAATAAATACGCAGAATTTAATTCAGGGAGCGTATCTGATTGTAGTAAAAACTGATACCGAAAAAACTGCGAATGCTAAATTGATTAAAAAGTAA